GTTGGCGTACAGGTCAAGATTCGACCACATTATCGTAGCGTTTATACAACGTGCAACATTCCAGTATCGACTGTCAATGAATGTTGTTCCCCGATTAAATTACCCATTTGTACGAATGTTGCAACTTCTCCGACAAAACCTATTATTTCTAAGATGTCCTATGCAAATGACACCATATCGACAAGCACTACAACTACATCGATAGATATAAGTAGTTCTCatgattattatatgtttagcGACCAAACGAGTCTCGATAATCCTAGTAgcccaaataaatataaacgtgacatattaaatgtaacaaaCTATTTCATAAGTACCAACATGAAAGCGTACCTAGGGATTCCAAACAAATGGAAATCACTGTTGCATCTTTTGAGCACGAAAGGTAATGTAAGTATCCAAAATATACAGTTATGTTTAATGAAGATCAGAAGACAAGATACGTTAGAACGACTGGCTGAACAATTCTGTATAAGTCCTAGTAATGCAAGTATAGTTTTCAACAAAACTGTTCCAATACTCAGTCACTTACTAAAAACTTTGATTTTCTTCCCAAATCctgatttagttaaaaaaactTTGCCTATTCCTTTTCGGAGCTCATACAATCATGTCCAGTCCATAGTAGATGCTCTGGAAATACAAATCGAAAAACCGAGTGATCCCGTAAATCAAGCCTTGACTTGGTCTGAATATAAAAAGTGTAACACGATAAAGTATTTGATATCTTGTGGACCGGATGGCTTTATCAATTTCATTTCTACTGGATATGGAGGTAGAATATCAGATGTATTATTGTTTGAGAAGTGTGGTATACTAGATCAGCTTCCTGAAAAATGTGCTGTTATGGCGGACCGaggttttaaaaatattaaatctttattagcAGAAAAACATTGTGAGTTAATAAAACCACCAAGCGTATCGTCTACACATAAACCTACGAAATCTGAGGTTTTGGAAACCAAGCGCATTGCTAGCTTACGGATCCACGTAGAACGTGTCATTGGGAGATTGCGTGAATTCGATTTTCTAAAGCCACATGCTGTTATAAACCATAGTATGTTATCTTACACTGATGACATTATCGTGATTGCCTCGgcgttaataaatttacattcaccaataataaaaaaatagtatgacAAGTGGGTAATAAttctgaatatattatatattttgttacatatatagttttatacaTTGATACCTTACTTCTGTACAGAAGATAATAAcatggaaatatatttcttttccaaAACAGCATTGCCTTTTTGACTAAATCCTGTGCTACTTCTACATCGTATGCAAGCCACTGCATGTGcactttttttgtattttcaaaGGCCGAATCAGCCACACAAAATAatcctcttttctttcctgTAGCTAACATTTGTAATTGCATTTGTGCTACGCACTTAggattgataattttatctttcgacAAGAATCTTTCCAACGCTTTTTCATTCGAAggacattttatttctacaatgTATTCGTTGGTCATACCATCAGGTGATGCACCAAGAGCTGGATAATTTGGTGATAGATACAGTCCAGCACTCTTAATTCGTGTATCTAGTTCGCGCTCTACTTCTATCAGCACCAGTTTTTCCAAGTCCTTTCCTCGTAACATTGCACTTGTTTCATGCACCTTACTCGCCCCTGTTACCTGTTTAACAAACGACCCACTATCTGTTGTACAATGTGCTGCTTCGTACAGCTTAGAAGCTGTAATTCTCCCGTATCGGAGTTCGTATCACAGTGGGCAATCACTCTGGTTTCGTGTCAATTGTTCAGCTTCATCGCATAAAACTTGAGTCATCTCAGAACTGgcaaaagtaagaaaatttcCTGACATCAGACCTCCATTTAAGTGAAATTTTAAAAGGAGTCTGTGCaacgataaattatttgttttcagACATTTCAAGTCAACCTCTAGTCGTGAAATTTGACAGTCAATTTGTTTACTTTCTGCCAGTTCTAGAACGTCGTGTAAGAAAGTGCTATTATCGGGAATGGATGTTCGTTTTAGTTTATGTACTTTCTGAATGCCTAAATCTTTGACTTCGACATATTTGAGTGTCGTTCCTACACCTGACAAACGAGATTTTTTCCAATAGCATGCTATTTCTGTAGGCGCAGAGTCTTCGCTCCTTCGATGTACCCACATGAGAACTGCTAAAGCATGTTTACATCCACCTGTAATGTAAGACAAATTTTAAGGAACGCATGGCAATGAGAACAGGTAAAAACGCAtcactttttattgcatatatattcaTAGATACCTGTTGCTGCTGCGCAATCATGACACTGAACGTCTATGATTTTCTCTGTTGCTTCATTAATGATTAATGTTGAATATGTTGTTGAATATGCTTTGCTCCGAACCCTATGTTCAGGACATACTCGACATTTTACAATGCAGAGGTCTCCTTCACGTTTTACTTGGACATAACCTACAGCTGCATCTCCATAGCTCTCACGACAgttcctttaaataatttacgataaaaatctCGTAGTAATGTTATTTGGAATGAGCAGTTACACATTGAAACGTAATTATTACAAACGTATACTTACAATGAAGCTTTGGCACAACGTATTTCTGGAGCATTGAAACGATCATCATCTTTGAGAAATTCTAACACCGCAAACATGTTAATTTGCGGCAAATTATTGCTATTTGCTTTCACGAAGCCTTGTTCACACATTCTCCGTTGAAATTCGGCTAAATGatcgaatttattataagtcGTTTCGGAGAGCTTATTTTGTACACATCGTATCCAGTCTTCGTGGCGTGACATGTAACATCGTGACGTCACGAGCCCGTACGCCAATCGCGTAGCGTTTCATGATCACGTGACAAAACTTGAATTTTTAcgtcgataaaattattaataataatttacaggtttacacaaaaatttttttttatatttttgtgctttggtgttattaatacacgtttacatataaaaaaaaatatatataatttttttttcaacaacccaattgtaaaaatcccattagtcaataacttactgcttacgtcttactgtatactcctgctgccattgtagatgacgctttatacgtcaatacgtttcttgtgcgttgatctacgttacgttaccatacgaaaattttgtgcggaggctctaaccgatacgtttcttgtgcgttaatCCACGTTTCGTTACGCTACGCtatcatacgagagtcttgtgcggaggctcttatccagacaaatttgcatagcgcataaacataagaaattaattggtttatatgtatatgtgcaaaaggaaatagaccaatccatctctttatgcatatgcttatgcacctatgcaagtttgtctgggttgaccttaaaaaagcagcgccaagttttttacaagaaaaatttatttattttattttaattaaatatttttattttatgttacctctttaattctttgtaattaaaataattctttgtaatattataattttatcaaggagaattaaaactactaccacttgggttgatagaaagactctcaggaatacaaagatacataccacttgagctgagttaggtaacacaattttgttttattttttaaaagtagttgcacaacaattatttttcaaagtatatatattctctttgcaattggcgcaatttaaagatttaacatctttttttgaaatacgtatcacttaggttgaattaggtaacgcaattttgtgaattattctgttagggagaaaaatataaagctactatacatatcacttgggttgatttaggtaacgcaattttgtgaattattttgttaggaagaaataaagctactaccatttaagatttttagatttacaacatacattgcgcgtgtacttggcgcctgtttttacttttttttgaaaaaggtaattttgtactgatatcatgcATTTTGTAGTGATAAGCAAGTATcggcaaaaaatttccattttttgttttttaattattcacaaattgacaataacaacgaattaaatttttattaaatttatatatatatatatatatatatatatatatatatataacctcttactttttacaaatatacatatatgtgtatttatattcgtattatatagagaatcgct
This sequence is a window from Temnothorax longispinosus isolate EJ_2023e chromosome 11, Tlon_JGU_v1, whole genome shotgun sequence. Protein-coding genes within it:
- the LOC139822119 gene encoding uncharacterized protein, with the protein product MATIKTYRTCFVPLCGSTTKSTPNKVFATVPQDVTLRKKWFNAVRRDNLKNSKSNFFCCEDHFNLREDMENYQYYMMMGGSVKIRKNVIPHKFECQPDRKHRTCSTPRIVAEKRQRRAEINEILTEAFESSSTNAADASEQNIRNSNITAALNKPAINELGLKSRAEQTFTVCEIQEVADTRRDVGIQTSMMQHSVGVQVKIRPHYRSVYTTCNIPVSTVNECCSPIKLPICTNVATSPTKPIISKMSYANDTISTSTTTTSIDISSSHDYYMFSDQTSLDNPSSPNKYKRDILNVTNYFISTNMKAYLGIPNKWKSLLHLLSTKGNVSIQNIQLCLMKIRRQDTLERLAEQFCISPSNASIVFNKTVPILSHLLKTLIFFPNPDLVKKTLPIPFRSSYNHVQSIVDALEIQIEKPSDPVNQALTWSEYKKCNTIKYLISCGPDGFINFISTGYGGRISDVLLFEKCGILDQLPEKCAVMADRGFKNIKSLLAEKHCELIKPPSVSSTHKPTKSEVLETKRIASLRIHVERVIGRLREFDFLKPHAVINHSMLSYTDDIIVIASALINLHSPIIKK
- the LOC139822118 gene encoding uncharacterized protein — its product is MCEQGFVKANSNNLPQINMFAVLEFLKDDDRFNAPEIRCAKASLNCRESYGDAAVGYVQVKREGDLCIVKCRVCPEHRVRSKAYSTTYSTLIINEATEKIIDVQCHDCAAATGGCKHALAVLMWVHRRSEDSAPTEIACYWKKSRLSGVGTTLKYVEVKDLGIQKVHKLKRTSIPDNSTFLHDVLELAESKQIDCQISRLEVDLKCLKTNNLSLHRLLLKFHLNGGLMSGNFLTFASSEMTQVLCDEAEQLTRNQSDCPL